CCTGTTTCATCCTCTACTCCAAAACGTTGTGCTTGTAAAATTACATTTGCAGCCTTCTTTTCATGTGCTAATACGTACGCTGTTGGCGGTAAAAATCCTACATCTACTTGTTTAGATGCCATCGCTTCTACAATTGTATTGTAGTTCGTTGAAATACTAACTTTTACTGGAATATTTAACTTATCACTTAATAGCTTCTCAAGCGGTTTTGCCTTCGCCTCTAACGTATCTGCATTTTGAGAAGGAACAAATTGAACATTTAAAGTCTTCGGTACATACCCTTTTTTCGTATCTTCATTTTTACTTGCACTTGATTCCTTCGTTCCACAGCCACTTAATAATCCCGCTGCTAGTACAACTGTTGTGCTCATTGCAAAAACTTTTTTCAACATATTAATGCCTCCATTTTTCATTGTTATAAAATAACCTTTCATAAACATGAAGAAATATATCACATATTTTTACAAATAATTGATTATTTACAGAATCTTTACACATTCTATACACTCACATTAAAATTCTCTTCACATATTTGATATGATGAATTGGAAGATAACAATAGAAAAGGTGAGTCATATTGGAACAAAATCAAACTGTAACTTTAAACATCTTATTAACAAGCGATATACATGGCACTGTTTATCCTATTCACTACCAAGATAACTCCCCAGCAGAACTTGGTTTAGCTAAAATTTCTACTCTTATAAAAAAAGAACGTTCCCAAAATACAAACGTTCTTTTAATTGATAATGGCGACTTTATTCAAGGAACACCATTTACTTATCATTATGTTACATACGAAAAAAACAAAAAAAACCCAATGTCCTTATTAGCGAATTACTTACAGTATGACGCTGCAATTATCGGCAATCATGAGTTTAATTACGGGATGGGTATATTAAATAATGCTGTGACTACTGCGAACTTCCCGTACCTATCAGCAAACATTTTAGATAAAAACATAAAGAAACCTTATTTCGGAAAACCTTATATAATCAAACAGATTGAATCCAATATAAAAATTGCTATTTTAGGGGTGACAACGCACTACATTACCAATTGGGAACAACCCCATCACATTAAAGACTTACAATTTGAAGATGCATTAGAAACAACGAAAAAGTGGGTTTCTTACATTCGCAAACATGAGAAACCAGATTTACTAGTCGTAGCGTATCACGGGGGAGTTGAACGAGATTTACAAACCGGGGTACCGACTGAAGTTTTAACAGGAGAAAACCAAGGATATGCAATGTGCCATGAAATTGAAGACATAGATATTTTATTAACAGGCCACCAACACCGGGAAATTGCTCACACAATGGCTAACGGTGTAACAATTTTACAGACCGGATGTAATGGAAACTCAGTTGGAAAAGTAAAAATAACATTCGAAAAAACAAAACATAAATGGGTTAAAAAAGAGAGTTCTTCTGAATTATTATCTGTACAAGGAGTTGAGGCTGACCAAGATGCACTTTCATTGGTAGCCGATTATGAAGAGAAAACACAAAAGTGGCTTGATCAACCTATTGGAATCATTCAGGGGGATATG
This DNA window, taken from Bacillus cereus ATCC 14579, encodes the following:
- a CDS encoding bifunctional metallophosphatase/5'-nucleotidase, which codes for MEQNQTVTLNILLTSDIHGTVYPIHYQDNSPAELGLAKISTLIKKERSQNTNVLLIDNGDFIQGTPFTYHYVTYEKNKKNPMSLLANYLQYDAAIIGNHEFNYGMGILNNAVTTANFPYLSANILDKNIKKPYFGKPYIIKQIESNIKIAILGVTTHYITNWEQPHHIKDLQFEDALETTKKWVSYIRKHEKPDLLVVAYHGGVERDLQTGVPTEVLTGENQGYAMCHEIEDIDILLTGHQHREIAHTMANGVTILQTGCNGNSVGKVKITFEKTKHKWVKKESSSELLSVQGVEADQDALSLVADYEEKTQKWLDQPIGIIQGDMQISDAMQTRLHDHPFIEFINKIQMDIANVSISCTSLFHNTSPGFPEHVTMRDIVSNYIYPNTLKVIRLTGADIKNALELSASYFTLKTDGSITVSPTYIEPKPQHYNYDMWEGISYVLNISKPIGERVESLQHNSAPLNMNEEYDVVMNNYRASGGGNFFMFQNKPVVKDIPTDMSELIANYILEHKTIEATVNNNWKVIK